Part of the Wolbachia endosymbiont of Ctenocephalides felis wCfeJ genome, AGATAACGAACGTCAACTCCCACTTTTTCAGCAATATATGTGAGAAAAGCTATAACATCGTGTTTTACAGTGGACTCGATTTCATTGATACGCTCAATATCAAATTTAATAGCACCAGAAAGCTTTTCAGCGACATCACTTGGAACCACTCCTAACTTTGCTTGAGCTCTGCACGCTAATTTTTCTATTTTAAGCCATATACTAAACTTGTTGCTTTCCTCCCAAATGGAAGACATTTCTTTTCGGCTATAGCGTGGGATCATTTTTGATTTCTTCCAATAACTATATAATCACCGTAATTCTGAAAGAAGTTTACATAGCAAATGGCGTCATTCCAGCGCTTGACACTGGAATTCAGATATAAAAGTATCTGCAAATTATTCAATGGACAATGGATTTTAGAAGTATAAAATAATGTCCATGGTGAAAAAAACTGGATCCCAGTGCTTGACACTGGGATGACATGAGAAGGCAGTAGAATGGCATGGACAGTTGATATATCTCTATTCACTACTACCATTATTTGTATCTTCTTGCTCCTGACCCTCCTGTTGTGACTTTTGACTTTGCAATTTTACTTGCCTCAACTCATGTGCATCTGTTTCTGATCTAACAACATGCATAGTAATTGGTACTACCACTTCACTGTGAAACTCTATATTCACTTGGTACTCACCTAAATTTTTTATCTGTATTCCATTAAAAGATATTTTACGGTGATCTACCTCGCATTCTTGCGACAAAGACCTTGCAACTTCTCTTGTTGTTACAGAACCAAAAATTTTACCATCCTCAGAAGCTTGCTTCACCAATATTACAAACTTATTAGCAAGAGACGATGCTAGCTCCTTTGCTAAATTCAGTTTTCTTATATTT contains:
- the rplI gene encoding 50S ribosomal protein L9 is translated as MLVILKENIRTLGKLGEIVKVKPGYARNFLFPQKKAVKATKESIAKLEEQRSFLEEENIRKLNLAKELASSLANKFVILVKQASEDGKIFGSVTTREVARSLSQECEVDHRKISFNGIQIKNLGEYQVNIEFHSEVVVPITMHVVRSETDAHELRQVKLQSQKSQQEGQEQEDTNNGSSE